The genomic stretch TAATCTCTTCAGGGGTTATTATTTGTTCACCCAAAAACCCCGCTTTCAATCTTAAATTGGAAATCTCCTTAGAAAAACTTGATAGCACCCGTGCTGCACTTATAGGGTCTTTATAAATGCAGATGATTGCGTTGGGACCAGAAAATTTATCCCTTAACGCTTCTGCTCTTGTTCCAGCCGATGCTATCTTCAAAAGGCTATTCTTCACCACACTAAACTCAACATCCACATTCCGTAGTTCCCTTCTAAGCCGCGTTAACTGACCCATATTCATACCGCTGTATCCTGTGAGGAACATGTAATTCAATTGTTTAAGTTTTTTCTTTAATTCCTCAACTACCTTTTCCTTTTTTCTTCTTTCCAATGGTTTTCATCCCTCCTTTCTAAATATATATATATGGAAAGTCAGGGAGACCAAGTGATAAAAAGTCTCGGTAGGCCGTAATCGTTTAACACCCATGCACCTACTTTCTCTGACCTTTTCCCTATTTAGTCAAATTTCTCACATAGGCAGGATCAATTTTTATACCTGGGCTCATTGTTGTACTAACAGCGATCCCTTTTATATAAGTTCCCTTACTTGAAGGTGGTTTCAACCGAATGACTGCTTCAAGAAGTGAGTTTATATTTTCAA from Pseudomonadota bacterium encodes the following:
- the rplJ gene encoding 50S ribosomal protein L10, coding for MERRKKEKVVEELKKKLKQLNYMFLTGYSGMNMGQLTRLRRELRNVDVEFSVVKNSLLKIASAGTRAEALRDKFSGPNAIICIYKDPISAARVLSSFSKEISNLRLKAGFLGEQIITPEEIMKLATLPSKEILVSRFLGLLQGTPRRFLYVLLGNLVKLMLTLNAIKNKKEQA